The sequence GAATTGAGAGGGCCCACCAGCAACCTTACCACCATGCTGGCGGGAAGGATCTCCGGCGTGATCGCTTACCAGCAGAGTGGAGAGCCGGGCGCAGATAACGCTTCCTTCTTTATCCGTGGAGTAGGTACCTTTGGCGCCGGTAAGCGCGATCCCCTGATCCTCATTGATGGGATGGAGTCTTCCAATACCGATTTGGCGCGCCTGCAGCCCGATGATATTACCGGTTTCTCCGTATTGAAAGATGCTGCTGCTGCCTCCCTCTACGGAGCACGCGGCGCCAATGGAGTGATACTGGTAACTACGAAGCTGGGTACCGAAGGCAAAGCGAAATTCAATATACGGCTGGAGACGCCTGTTTCCACCAATACGCGCAATTTCAAATTTGCCGATAACATTACTTATATGAAGCTGGCCAATGAGGCGGTACTCACCAGGGATCCCCTTGGCGTATTGCCTTATTCTCAAAATAAGATTGATCATACCGCTGCAGGCGATGATCCCTTGCAGTATCCCAACAACAACTGGATCAAAACACTGATCAAGGATTATACCGTTAACCAGAAAGCCAACATCAACGTGAGCGGCGGGGGTAAAACAGCCCAATATTATATTGCCGGCACGTACAATGTAGACAGGGGTATCCTGCGCACTGCCCCCGGCAGCAGCTTCAACAGCAATATCAAATTGAGCAATTACAGTGTACGTTCCAACGTCTCCATCAACATCACGCCTTCCACCAAAGCGATTGTAAGGACCTCCGGCCAGTTTGATGATTACAATGGTCCTATTGGTTACCGCGATGGCGATGGCAACTGGGTCAATGGCGGACGGGCAGTGTTCAACAGTGCAATATGGTCCAACCCGGTCATGTTCCCTGCTTACTACCCGGCCAGCTATGCCCCCTTCCTCAATCATCCGTTGTTTGGCAATGCATTTATAGGGAATACTACTTCGCTGTACAATAATCCTTTTGCCAGCATGGTATCAGGCTTTCAGCAGTACAACACCTCTACACTAAATGCACAGATTGAGCTGAGCCAGAACTTCAACTTTGTAACGCCTGGCCTTTCTGCCACGTTTATGGCCTATACCCAACGGTATTCTTTCTTCGACCTGAGCCGCCGGTACAATCCATTCTATTATACCTTGCTGCCCGATGCCAATGGTAAGCTCACCGTGCTCACCCCGCTGAATAAAGGGCAGGGCACAGAATACCTCAACTACAGCCAGGGCGATAAGATAGTGAATACGGTGACCTATGGACAGTTGTCCGCCAATTACAGCCGCACGTTTGCCGACAAGCATGCCGTCAGCGGTATGTTGATCGGTATCATGCGTAACTTCCTGAATGCAAATGCAGGCGACCTTCAGTCTTCCCTGCCGCAAAGGAACCTCGGTCTGTCGGGCCGGTTTACGTATGGTTTTGACAGCCGCTACCTGGCCGAATTGAATTTTGGTTATAATGGTTCTGAACGTTTCGCTGCCAACAACCGCTTTGGCTTTTTCCCTTCTGCAGGTTTGGGTTGGGTAGTATCCAATGAACCATTCTTTGAAAAGGCAAAAGATGTGGTGTCCAACCTGAAGTTCCGCTTTACCTATGGGTTGGTGGGTAATGACCAGATCGGTAATGTGAATGACCGCTTCTTCTACCTGTCGAATGTATACCCCAACAATGATGGCCGCGGTTTCCATTGGGGTTCCAGTCAGAACTATTATGTGACCGGTTATTCCATCAACCGGTATGCGAATACAGCCATTACCTGGGAGAAAGATGTAATGACCAATTATGGCATGGACCTTTCCTTTGCCAATGGTATCAATGTAACAGTAGATGCCTTTCATGCGGTGCGCTCCAATATCCTGATGAATAGAAGTACCATCCCTTCCACGATGGGTCTTGAAGCCGGTGTACGCGCCAATGTGGGCAAGGCCTCCCGGAAAGGAGTGGATATCGCGGTTGATTATTCCAAGACTTTCAGAAAAAACTTGTGGATCCAGTTGCGCGGTAATATGACCTATGCCACCAGCAAACTGCTGATCAACGAAGAACCCAACTATCCCGATGAATTAAAATACCTGTCGCGCGTAGGCTTGTCGCTCAACCAGGCGTATGGCTTACTGGCCGAAAGATTATTTGTGGATGACATTGAGGCCGCAAACTCTCCTGTACAAAGCTTTGGTGGCAATAAGCCAATGGGTGGTGATATTAAATACCGCGACATCAATGGCGATGGACAGATCACTGGTCTTGATATCGTGCCACTGGGGCATCCCACCAGTCCGGAAATTACCTATGGCTTTGGCTTCTCCATGGGGTATAAGTCTTTCGACTTAAGCGCCTTCTTCCAGGGCAATGCCAGGGTATCCTTCTTTATCAATCCATACAATATTTCTCCTTTTGTGCTCAATGGCGGTTCTCAGAATGGGTTGCTTACTGCTATTGCCGAAAGCCATTGGTCGGAAGAGAACCAGGACCTGCACGCTTTCTGGCCCAGGCTGGATGCGCGGTTCAATAACAACAACTCACAAACTTCCAACTGGTGGTTGCGCAACGGCGCTTTCATGCGGTTGAAAACGGTGGAGCTGGGTTATACACTGCCATCCAAATTCCTGCATCGCCTGCGTTTCTCCAATTTCAGGATCTATGCCAATGGACAAAATCTTTTTGCCATCAGCAAATTCAAATTATGGGATCCTGAAATGGGTGGCAATGGCCTTGGTTATCCTGTACAGGCCGTGTACAACTTTGGTATCAACTTCGGATTTTAAGCACTGAAACAAGAAACAATGAAAGCAACTTATTATATACCAGCGCTGCTGTTGATCCTGTCAACTACAGCTTGTAAAAAGAACTTCTTAGATGTGGTGCCGGATAACGTGGCCACGCTTGATAACGCCTTTACCATGCGGTCGGAGGCGGAAAAATACCTGGCTACCTGTTATTCTTACCTGCCCAATGATGGCGACCCCGTAAGCAATGTGGCCTATCAGGCAGGAGATGAGTTTTGGCTGGCTTATCCGCCTGCCAGTCTTACCGCCACCAACTGGAATATTGCCCGTGGCAACCAGAATGTGGTAAGGCCCTATGGCAATATCTGGGATGGCGACTATTTTGAAAATGTGGGATACGACAATATGTTTACGGGCATCCGTACCTGCAATACCTTCCTGGAGAATGTAGGCGATGTAAAGAAGATCCCCGACCTCACGATGGATGAAAGAACAAGGTGGCTGGGCGAGGTCATGTTCCTGAAAGCGTATTATCATTTCCTGCTGCTGCGGCAATATGGCCCCATTCCCATCATGGACAAAAGCATTCCCATCAATGCACCGCTGGAGCAAACCAAGGTAAGGCGTGAAACAGTAGATTCTGTTGTGAATTATATTGCTAACCTGCTGGATGAAGCAGCCGCCAAATTGCCGGTTTCCCTGCTTACGCCTTCTACAGAACTGGGCCGTATTACAAAGGCCATCGCGTTAAGCATAAAAACAAAAGTGTTGGTATTGGGCGCCAGTCCGCTGTTTAACGGTAACGCCGATTATATCAACTTTAAGGACAAGCAGGACCGGTTACTGATCAATACGACTTACAGTGCAGAAAAATGGCAGCGGGCTGCGGCAGCCGGTGCAGCAGCGATCAAAGCCTGTGAAGATGCCGGTATCTACCTGTATAAATTCATTAATACCACCGGGTTCTCCCTTACACCGGGAACGATTACTCAAATGAGCATACGCAATGCCGTTTGTGAAAAGTGGAACCAGGAATGGATCTGGGCCAATTCCGAATCCTCTACCTGGCAGTTGCAGTATTCTTCCATGGCCCATATTGATCCAGCTAATTCGGGTAACTCCAGCATTTATGGCACCCTGGGGCCCACCATGCAGGTAGTACGGCAGTTCTATACAAAAAATGGCGTACCCATTACAGAAGATAAAACATTGGACTTCTCCAACGCCAATCAATTGAGAACAGCCTCCCATGACGAGCGCATTGATTTTGTGGAAGGGTACCAGACCGCCAGGGTCAATTATGACCGGGAGCCACGTTTTTATGCCGACCTCGGTTTTGACGGCGGAAGATGGTATATGCAAAACAGCCCCAGCCGTACCGATGAAAATACCTGGAGCGCCCAATTGCGGTTAGGCCAGTTTGGCGCCGGGGTGGCCGTGACCATCACTACTTATTACCCCAAGAAAATGGTGAACTGGAAGTTTGCCTACCAAAGCAACAACAGCAGCCATATAGAAGATTATCCTTTGCCCACCATGCGCCTCGCCGATCTGTACCTGTTGTATGCAGAAGCATTGAATGAAGCGTCCGGACCTTCCGAAGACGTATACAAATACCTGAACCTCATCCGGGAGCGGGCGGGCCTGCCAACTGTTCAGCAGAGCTGGACCAATTATGCCATCGATCCCGGTGCTTACCTCACCAAAGAAGGTTTGCGTACGATCATTCGCAATGAGCGCAATATTGAATTGTCATTCGAAGGGCACCGGTTCTGGGACCTGCGCCGCTGGAAACTGGCCGGTCAATTACTCAACGGTAATGTTACCGGCTGGGACAGGAGCGGCACTGCCGACCGGCCCGACCTGTTTTATACGCCTACTACTTATTACAATATGCGTTTTGTAGTGCCCAGGGATTATTTGTGGCCCATCCGGGAAAATAACCTCCCGGTCAATGAAAACCTGGTACAAAATCCGGGCTGGTGAGTGTCATAGGGCTCCAGGGTGGGTCGCCCTCCAAAGGGCGGCTCACCCGGAGCCCGGGATTAATCATTAAAAACGGCTTGCAAACATACAAATATGAAAAAGCATACTTTGATCATAGCCACCTTCTTCGCATTGGCAGGAATGTGGAGTTGCACAAAAGAAGACCCCAACGGTATTAAGGAAAATAACCCCAACCCGCCAGGGCAGGTATCCAATGTGCAGGTTCAAAATGAGCATGGCGCTGCAGTGATTACTTATACGCTGCCGGCTGATCCTGATCTCTTATACATCAAGGCGGTGTATTCCCTGGCCAATGGCGTAAAGCGGGAAGTGAAAGCCTCTACTTATACCAATCAGCTCAGGGTGGACGGATTTTCAGATACCCTGAAGCATTCCGTTCAACTGATAGCTGTTAATAAAAGTGAAGTGGCGTCTGCTCCTGTGAGTGTAGAAGTGTCTCCGCTGGTATCGCCGATCCAGTTGGTATTCCGTAACCTCCAGGTATCGGCCACTGCCGGCGGCATCCGGATCAAATCGCTCAATGAATACAGAGGGAATGTAGTGATCGTTCCCATGATGGATTCACTGAGCAAGGGCGACTGGGTGAGTCTCGACAATATTTACACCAGCGATTCCATCATTGCTACCAGCATCCGTGGTTTAACGCCGGTACAAAAGAAGTTTGCCTTCTTTGTACGCGACCGCTGGCTCAATACTACCGATACTTTGTATATATCACTTACACCCGCCAAAGAAGTATTGCTGGACAGGACCAGGTATGCTTCTTTTGTTTGTGACAACGACACCAAAATGTCGTTCAATACCACGGT comes from Paraflavitalea devenefica and encodes:
- a CDS encoding SusC/RagA family TonB-linked outer membrane protein, with the protein product MITRFACRAGRPIAHPRNPVLFIPTALCLIFLLLSVSSRAQEPAGTPLSGVVVDSASALPLTGVSVVIKGTKQGTSTDAKGHFSLDISANQAVLEFSFVGYRPKEVIASKGRPVRVTLALSIDTTGDVIVVAYGRQKKQSMVASITSINPKELRGPTSNLTTMLAGRISGVIAYQQSGEPGADNASFFIRGVGTFGAGKRDPLILIDGMESSNTDLARLQPDDITGFSVLKDAAAASLYGARGANGVILVTTKLGTEGKAKFNIRLETPVSTNTRNFKFADNITYMKLANEAVLTRDPLGVLPYSQNKIDHTAAGDDPLQYPNNNWIKTLIKDYTVNQKANINVSGGGKTAQYYIAGTYNVDRGILRTAPGSSFNSNIKLSNYSVRSNVSINITPSTKAIVRTSGQFDDYNGPIGYRDGDGNWVNGGRAVFNSAIWSNPVMFPAYYPASYAPFLNHPLFGNAFIGNTTSLYNNPFASMVSGFQQYNTSTLNAQIELSQNFNFVTPGLSATFMAYTQRYSFFDLSRRYNPFYYTLLPDANGKLTVLTPLNKGQGTEYLNYSQGDKIVNTVTYGQLSANYSRTFADKHAVSGMLIGIMRNFLNANAGDLQSSLPQRNLGLSGRFTYGFDSRYLAELNFGYNGSERFAANNRFGFFPSAGLGWVVSNEPFFEKAKDVVSNLKFRFTYGLVGNDQIGNVNDRFFYLSNVYPNNDGRGFHWGSSQNYYVTGYSINRYANTAITWEKDVMTNYGMDLSFANGINVTVDAFHAVRSNILMNRSTIPSTMGLEAGVRANVGKASRKGVDIAVDYSKTFRKNLWIQLRGNMTYATSKLLINEEPNYPDELKYLSRVGLSLNQAYGLLAERLFVDDIEAANSPVQSFGGNKPMGGDIKYRDINGDGQITGLDIVPLGHPTSPEITYGFGFSMGYKSFDLSAFFQGNARVSFFINPYNISPFVLNGGSQNGLLTAIAESHWSEENQDLHAFWPRLDARFNNNNSQTSNWWLRNGAFMRLKTVELGYTLPSKFLHRLRFSNFRIYANGQNLFAISKFKLWDPEMGGNGLGYPVQAVYNFGINFGF
- a CDS encoding RagB/SusD family nutrient uptake outer membrane protein, producing MKATYYIPALLLILSTTACKKNFLDVVPDNVATLDNAFTMRSEAEKYLATCYSYLPNDGDPVSNVAYQAGDEFWLAYPPASLTATNWNIARGNQNVVRPYGNIWDGDYFENVGYDNMFTGIRTCNTFLENVGDVKKIPDLTMDERTRWLGEVMFLKAYYHFLLLRQYGPIPIMDKSIPINAPLEQTKVRRETVDSVVNYIANLLDEAAAKLPVSLLTPSTELGRITKAIALSIKTKVLVLGASPLFNGNADYINFKDKQDRLLINTTYSAEKWQRAAAAGAAAIKACEDAGIYLYKFINTTGFSLTPGTITQMSIRNAVCEKWNQEWIWANSESSTWQLQYSSMAHIDPANSGNSSIYGTLGPTMQVVRQFYTKNGVPITEDKTLDFSNANQLRTASHDERIDFVEGYQTARVNYDREPRFYADLGFDGGRWYMQNSPSRTDENTWSAQLRLGQFGAGVAVTITTYYPKKMVNWKFAYQSNNSSHIEDYPLPTMRLADLYLLYAEALNEASGPSEDVYKYLNLIRERAGLPTVQQSWTNYAIDPGAYLTKEGLRTIIRNERNIELSFEGHRFWDLRRWKLAGQLLNGNVTGWDRSGTADRPDLFYTPTTYYNMRFVVPRDYLWPIRENNLPVNENLVQNPGW
- a CDS encoding DUF5000 domain-containing lipoprotein codes for the protein MKKHTLIIATFFALAGMWSCTKEDPNGIKENNPNPPGQVSNVQVQNEHGAAVITYTLPADPDLLYIKAVYSLANGVKREVKASTYTNQLRVDGFSDTLKHSVQLIAVNKSEVASAPVSVEVSPLVSPIQLVFRNLQVSATAGGIRIKSLNEYRGNVVIVPMMDSLSKGDWVSLDNIYTSDSIIATSIRGLTPVQKKFAFFVRDRWLNTTDTLYISLTPAKEVLLDRTRYASFVCDNDTKMSFNTTVEMMWQGLLNNEWPCTYTDESSGVPTTITWSIGPQPVKLTRFNLLTRREGSLYYAKGSPRRFEVYGSNEPTRDGDWSKWTKILTCEVVKPSGLPLGQENSADAAAGAAGFTFDFNEDTPPYRYLRIKCLNNWIGSYFIVIQNMNIWATE